The DNA region GGCATTAGTTTAGGGGTAGCGTTAAACTCTGTGGATTATAGTGCTGAACCGCCGATTGAAATCAAAGATCCTGAAATTGAAGAAGCGGGGAAAGCGGCGGCTGAAAAGCTATTAGAAGAAATTCGTAGTTTTGAAGGCATGTCAGATGTACCAGTGACCATTGGTTTATATCGTCAAGCTAACAGTAATGACATTTCTGGTGGATCATACTTTGCCCAAGCTTTTAGCAAGGAAGGTAAGAAACTAACTGATTGGTCAGCAGTTGAAGAAGAGCATGTGGCCTTAATGCCAGGGTCAAATAACCCAAGCAGTGCGGCAGAAGATGGTTTAGAAGCTAAGTTTGCTGATTTTAAAAATAGCGTGGAGGAGTTTTTCCCGAATAATAGTGGTATTTCAGGAACAGCTTATTATCGAAATCGGGAACTTCAGAAAACAGTGATTAAAATTGAAACGAAATATTTTGGTGAAACAGAGATGCATAGTTTCATTCAATACGTTTCAAGAGCAACAGAGACATTATTCAATGTAGCTGGTGCTGTGGAGGTTCAAATTAATTCTTTAGAAGGTCCAGAAGGATTTGTGAAAAAAGAAGCAGGAAGCGATAAAGTCGTGACCAATGTATTTAATTAGTAAGCTTAGAAGGAGGCTATTATGACTATTAGTAATGAGGAAATTAAACATATTGCAAAGTTATCAAAATTAGAATTTTCCGATGCTGAAATCACAGCATTATCAGATAAATTAGGTAAAATTATTGAAATGGTTGAGCGTTTAGACGAGGTGGATACAACAGGCGTGCCTGTAACAACAAACGTCATTCACGACATCAACGTGATGCGTGAAGACGTAGCAGAAGCTGGAACAGATCGTGACTTATTAATGAAAAATGTTCCAACAAAACAAGATGGT from Vagococcus coleopterorum includes:
- a CDS encoding CamS family sex pheromone protein is translated as MKKIKLATVTALSLALLAGCGKIEKGTSHLDPDTPKGQAVVTGRIDDESYESIVTDGHYQTSPLRGLTVNLLNSQENTVNYERGLIEISKEHFATDKFYFQEGQLLQREQVLDLIERKSSDNPKGLNPEDKNKPYIFQQVIEQDFLDKKTKKIAGISLGVALNSVDYSAEPPIEIKDPEIEEAGKAAAEKLLEEIRSFEGMSDVPVTIGLYRQANSNDISGGSYFAQAFSKEGKKLTDWSAVEEEHVALMPGSNNPSSAAEDGLEAKFADFKNSVEEFFPNNSGISGTAYYRNRELQKTVIKIETKYFGETEMHSFIQYVSRATETLFNVAGAVEVQINSLEGPEGFVKKEAGSDKVVTNVFN
- the gatC gene encoding Asp-tRNA(Asn)/Glu-tRNA(Gln) amidotransferase subunit GatC; this translates as MTISNEEIKHIAKLSKLEFSDAEITALSDKLGKIIEMVERLDEVDTTGVPVTTNVIHDINVMREDVAEAGTDRDLLMKNVPTKQDGYIKVPAMLDNGEAGA